The Caulobacter vibrioides sequence GCCCAGCGCCCACGCGGTGGATCGCGAGTACAAGGTGATCTCGGGCCTGAACAAGGCCGACTTCCCGGTCGCCAAGGCCTATGCGCTGTGCATGGACGAGGACGTCATCGGCACGATCTTCTACGTGATGGAGAACGTCGAGGGCCGGATCCTGTGGGACGGGACCCTGCCCGACTATCAGCCGGCCGAGCGCCGGGCGATCTACGAGGCCCAGATCGACACCCTAGCGGCCCTGCACAACGTCGATTACGCCGCCGTCGGCCTGGCCGACTATGGCAAGCCCGGCAACTATTTCGCGCGCCAGATCGACCGCTGGACCAAGCAGTACAAGGCCAGCGAAACCAAGACCATCGAGGAGATGGACCGGCTGATCGACTGGTTGGCCAAGACCGTGCCGGCGGACGACCAGACCTCGATCGTCCATGGCGACTATCGCCTCGACAACATGATCCTGCACCCGACCGAGTCGCGGGTGATCGCGGTGCTGGACTGGGAGCTGTCGACCCTGGGCAACCCGCTGGCCGACTTCAGCTATTTCCTGATGAACTGGGTGATGCCGTCCGACCAGCGCGGTGGCCTATCGGGCGTCGATGATCTGACCGCCTACGGTATCCCGACGATCCCCGAGGCCGTGGCCCGCTATTGCAAGGCCACCGGCCGGGACGGCCTGCCGGAACTCGACTGGTATTTCAGCTACAACCTCTTCAGACTGGCGGGCATCTGCCAGGGCATCGTCGGCCGCGTCCGTGACGGCACCGCCGCCAGCGCCCATGCGCAGCTGATGGAGGCGCGCGTGCCGGTTCTGGCTAAGGGGGCCTGGGACTTTGCGCGTAAAGCGGGGGCTTGAGGGCGATATGCGGAAACTGATGACGGGCGCTTGCGCCTTGGCGACGACGGTCGCCCTGGCCGGCGTCGCGAGCGCCCAGACGACCTTCGTACAGGCCGGGCGCCTTCTCGCCGATCCCGCGACGGGAAAGGTCGAGACCGCAAAGACCTTGGTTCTTGAGAAGGGCCAGGTGGTGCGCATCCTCGACGGCTATGTCGCCGAGAAGGGCGGCAAGGTCGTCGATCTGAAGGACAGCTTCGTGCTGCCCGGCCTGATCGACAGCCACGTGCACCTGACCGGCGAGCAGAATCCGAACGGACGCCTGCAGGCCGTGACGCAGTCGCCGTCCGACAGCGCCATGGTCGGGGCCGGCTTCGCCCGCAAGACCCTGATGGCCGGGTTCACGACCGTGGCCAATCTGGGCGCCAACAGCCAGGCGATCTTCGCCCTGCGCGCGGGCGTCAAGCGCGGCGACGTGGCCGGGCCGCGTATCCTGGCGTCCGGTTCATCGATCTCGGTCCATGGCGGCCATGGCGACATCAACGGCTATAGCGAGGACGTCATGCACGCCTTGCGGCCGGAATCGGTCTGCTCGGGCGCGGATGACTGTCGTCGCGCGGTGCGGGAGCAGATCTGGCTGGGGGCAGACCTCATCAAGATCACGGCGACGGGCGGCGTGCTATCCAACACCGCCGCAGGCCTCGCCAAACAGTTTTCCGACGCCGAACTGGGCGCGATCGTCGAGTCCGCGCACAGCATGGGCCGCAAGGTGACCGCCCACGCCCACGGCGGCGACGGCATCAATGCGTTCCTCAAGGCGGGCGGCGACTCGATCGAGCACGGCACCTATCTGGACAACGAGGGCATCGCCCTGATGAAAAAGTCGGGCGCCTATCTCGTCCCGACCCTGATGGCGGGCGACTTCGTCTACCGGATCGCCAGCGGCTCGAACAACTACTTCACCCCCGCCCAGACGGCCAAGGCGCTCGAGGCGGGGCCCAAGATGTTGGACATGGTTCGCCGCGCGCACGCCGGCGGCGTCAAGATCGCCTTTGGCACCGATAGCGGCGTCTCGGCCCACGGCGACAACGCCGGGGAGTTCGCCCTTCTGGTCAAGGCGGGCATGACCCCGCTGGAGGCCATCCAGACCGCGACGGTCAACGCCGCCGACCATTTCTCGCTGAGCCACGAAATCGGCAGCTTGGCGCCCGGCAAGGCGGCGGACCTGATCGCCGTGAAGGGCGATCCGCTCAAGGACGTCACCGAGCTTCAACGCGTGACCTCGGTCATCAAGGGCGGCGTGGTCTACAAGTAGGGTCAAACCCTCCCCCGCCAGGGGGAGGGTTTTGAGTCTTACAGCCCGACCCCCTTCAGCAGCGCCTCCAGCGCTTCTGGATCGTCGAACCGGGCGCGCACGGGCCAGGGCGTGACGCGTTCGCGCCAGGCCGGCGGCAGGCGCACCCAGTCCTTTTCGGTGGTGACCAGCCCGGCCTGATAGACCTCGGCGCGGTCGGCCAGCATCTTGAGGGTCGACTCGCTATAGGCGCCGTGGTCGGGGAAGGGCGCGAAGTCGACCAGCTGGCAGCCCGCCGCCGTCAGGGCCTTCTCGACCTTCCAGGGCTTGGCGATCCCGGCGAAGCCGACCTGCGGCCCCTTGGGGACCGGCGCGGCGGCTTCGAGGCGGGCGACCAGCACAGGCATGTCGCCGAACTCGACGAGAAGGTCGATGTCCGGCTGCTCCATCTCGACCGGCAACAATACGATCACCGCGTCGGCGCGGGACAGACCCACCTTCAACGGCTCGCGCATGGGCCCGGCGGGGAAGACCCGGCCGTCGCCGAACGGCCACTCGCCGCCGCGCGTCTCGCCGTCGACCACGACCAGCGACAGCGCCTTCTTGACGCTGGGATTTTGGTGGCCGTCGTCCATGACGATGGCGGATGCGCCGGCCCGCACCGCCGCCTTGGCGCCGGCGACCCGGTCGGCGGCGATCCACATCGGGAAATCCTGCGCCAGCATTAACGGCTCGTCGCCGACATCGGCGGCGGTGTGACGGATGGTGTCGACCCGCACCGGCCCCTTCAGCTTGCCGCCATAGCCGCGCGACAGGCCGTGGGCGGCGACGCCCCGCTGGGTCAGGGTCAGCAGCAGTTCGCGCACGATCGGCGTCTTGCCGGCGCCACCCATGGTGACGTTGCCCACACAGATCACCGGCGCGCCGATGATGGCCGGCGTGGCGCGCGCGATCCGGCGTCGGGTGGTGTCGGCCCACAGCCACGACAGGGGCGTCAGCAAGGCGCGGGTCACCGGCGCGGGCGCGCCGCTCTTGACGTACCACCAGCGGGGGGTGCCGAGTTTCATGGAACGAGCTCAAGGATGCGGGAAAGACCCGCCCGCGCCTCGGCGTCGCGGGCGTCGACATAGGCGCGGGCGCGGGCGGCGTCATCGCCTAGGCGATCAGGTGCCGCGAGTGCACCGCTCAAGTCATCGCACAGGTCCGTATCGTCGGCGTAGCCACCAATGCCGGCTTCGGCTAGCGCGTCATACACGCTCCGCCAATTCTCGACATGCGGACCGCGCACAAATGGGCAAGAGACGCGGGCCGCCTCAAGGGGATTGTGGCCGCCAATGTCGGGCAGCAGGCTGCCGCAGATCAGGGCTAGGTCGGCGAGCCGGTACCAGAGGCCAAGTTCGCCAAGCGTGTCCGCGACGAGGATAGATCCCGCAGAAGTTCCACCGCTGCGCAGACCTGCTGCAAGGCCGCGCCAGCGCGCTTCCTCGGCAATGGCCGGACCTCGCTCGATGTGGCGCGGCACGATGATCAGATGAGGCCTATCACCGCTCATTTGTGCATAGGCCGCGAGCACGAGTTCGTCCTCGCCCGGATGGGTGCTCGCCGCGACCAGGACACGCTTTCCAGCGAAGATCACGCGCTGTTTGGACAATTCTGCCTCATCGACCGGCAGGGGCGCGGCGCCGAACTTCAGGTCAGCCTCTCCGGCGACCTGTCCGCCCAAAGCCTCGAAGCGCGCCTGCGCCCGCGCGTCCTGGGCCAGGATCAGGTCAAAGCCCGATAACAACTGTCGGGCGGCGTCAGGGCGCCGCGACCAGCGCGCGAAGCTGCGGTCCGACAGCTTGGCGGAGACCAGGGCCAGTCGCGTCCCGGCGGCTTTCGCCTCCAGGAGGAGGTTCGGCCACAGCTCGCTTTCGACGAAGACGGCGAGGTCGGGCTTCCACCGCGCGATGAACCGCCGCGCCGCGCCCGGCGCGTCGATAGGCGCGTACTGGTGGATCGCGCCCGGCGGCAGGCGCTTGGCCAGCAGGGCGGCCGAGGTGGTGGTGCCCGAGGTCACCAGCACGGTGACCTCGGGCTTTTCGGCGCGCAATCGCTCGACCAGCGGCAGGATCGACAGGGTCTCGCCGACGCTGGCGCCGTGCAGCCAGACCAGCGGGCCGCCGGGCCGAGGGGTGTCGGCGCGCGCCAGCCGTTCAGCCAGCCGCGCGGGGTCTTCCTTGCCCTTGCGGGCGCGGTGGGCCAGCAGGGCCGGAGCGACGGGTTCGAGCAGGCCCGTGGCGGCCCGGTAGAGGTTCAGCGCGTCGGGCCGGATCACACGACGTCCGCCGGGGCCAGGCGACACGCATGCGCGCCGTGGCCGCTTTCCACCTGGATGGTCACGTGGCCGATGTTGAACCGGCTGGCCAGCTCGGCGCAGGCGTCGTGCAGGAACTGGTCATGGTCGGCGTCCAGCGGACGGACGACGTGGGCGGTCAGGGCGGTCTCGGTGGTGCTCATCGCCCAGATGTGCAGGTCATGCACCTCGCTGACCCCCGGACGGGCGGCCAGCCAGTCGCGTACCTTTTGCGTATCGATGCCGCGCGGCGTGGCGTCCAGGGCCAGATCCAGCGAGTCGCGCAGCAGGCCCCAGGTGCCCAGCACGATCACCGCCACGATGACCAGGCTCACCACCGGGTCCAGCCACATCCAGCCGGTGAAGGTCATGGCGAGCGCGGCGATCACCACCCCGGCCGAGACGGCCGCGTCGGCGGCCATGTGCAGGAAGGCGCCCCGGACGTTGAGGTCTTCCTTGGAGCCCTTCATGAACATCAGCGCCGTGGCCGTGTTGATGACGATGCCGATGGCCGCGACGATCATCACCGGGCCGGTCTCAACGGGCTGCGGCGCCGCGAAGCGGCGAACGGCCTCCCAGGCGATAGCCCCCACGGCGACCAGCAGCAGGGCGGCGTTGGCCAGCGAGGCCAGGATCGTGCCTTTGCGCAGGCCATAGGTGCGCCGCGCGCTGGGCGCGCGCTTGGCCAGGATCGTCGCGCCCCAGGCCAACAGCAGGCCCAGGACGTCGGAGAGGTTATGGCCGGCGTCGGCCAATAGCGCCAACGAGTGCGTCAGGATGCCCGCGCTGGCCTCTACGATGACGAAGCCGAGGTTCAGCGCCGTGCCGATCGCGAACGCGCGGCCGAAATCCTTGGGCGCGTGATGATGGTGGCCGTGATGACCGTGGCCGTGGTGGTGATGCCCATGCCCGTGGTCGTGGCCATGATGGCCATGACCGTGGCCATGACCGTGGCCATGATCGTGAGCGTGTCCGTGGGCGTCGTGCGGCATGGGTCCTACATCCCACCAAGCAGGGGAGGGATCAATCTTTGGGCGCGGTTTCGCCGACAATGGCTTCCGCGCGGCGGGAAACGGCGCTCAGGCGCGCGCGCCAGGCCTCGACCAAAGCGTCGGGATCGTCGTCTCGACCGGCCTGAACTGGGCCGTCCCAGACCATGGCCGCCTTGGCGAAGGGCAGGGGAATGATGGTGCGGTCCCAGGTCTTCAGGCGGATGCAGGGATTGACCGCCACGCCGACGAACAGCACCGGCGCGCCGCTGACCCGGGCCAGGGCGACCGCGCCCTTCTGCATCACCTCGACGGGACCGCGCGGGCCATCCGGCGTGATGGCCATGGCGCCGCCGTCCTTCACCCACTTGACCATGTCGCGGAAGGCCTGCTCGCCGCCCTTATTCTTGGCGGTGTCGGTTTTCTTCAGGGACGAGCCCCGGATCGACGGTAGGCCAAGGCGCGCGATCACTCGGGCGATGAACTCGCCGTCGCGCGATTGGCTGACCAGAACGCGGATCTCGGGCTTGTCGGGTCCCTGCGGCCAGGTCGCGGGCCCGACGGGCACCCGCGAATGCCACAGCGCCAGGATCGCGCCGCCGCCGCTGGCCAGGGCCTCGGCCTGGACGCGCTCAGCGATCTCCTGGCCCTCTCGCGTCCAGCGCAGGGTCTTGTAGGTCAGAGCGATGTAGCCCGAGAAAAGCCGGGTCATCGCGCTCATCACCCAGGGCGAATGCAGGGGTCTCAAGCCTTGGTCTCCCCGTTCTGCCCGGGCGGCGTGTGCTCCAGATCCTGGGCCTTGGCCAGACGCGCATAGAGACCGCCCGCGCGGACGAGGTCGGCATGGGCGCCCGTCTCCACGACCCGCCCCTTGTCGATCACATAGATGCGGTCGGCGTTCTTCACGGTCGACAGGCGGTGGGCGATCAGGATGGTCGTGCGGCCGGCCATCAGGCGCTCCAGCGCCGCCTGGACCTGGGCCTCGCTCTCGGTGTCGAGCGCGCTGGTGGCCTCGTCCAGCAGCAGGATCGGGGCGTCCTTGAGGAAGGCGCGGGCGATGGCGATGCGCTGGCGCTGGCCGCCCGACAGGCGTGCGCCGCCTTCGCCGACCGAGGTGTCATAGCCCTCAGGCAGGGCCAGGATGAAGTCGTGGGCGGCCGCTTGCCGCGAAGCGGCCTCGATCTCAAGCTGGCTGGCGCCGGGACGGGCGTAGGCGATGTTGGCGCGGATCGTGTCGTCGAACAGGAACGGCTCCTGGGTGACCAGGGCGATGCGGTCGCGCAGGGAGGCGATCGTCACCGATCGCACGTCGTGGCCGTCGATGGTCACCGCGCCGGCGTTCACGTCGTAGAAGCGCGGGATCAGGTTCAGGATCGAGCTCTTGCCGCCGCCAGAGGGGCCGACCAGCGCCACGGTCTCCCCCTTGCCCGCCTGCAGGTTGACGTTCGACAAGGCCGGAATGTCCGCCCCGTATGAGAAGGTCACGTCGGCCAGGGCGATCATGCTTTCGCCGGGCGGCAGCGCCTTGGCGTCGGCGGGATCGACGATGGTCGGGGCCACATCGAGCGCCTCGAACAGGCGGCGGGCGGCGGTCAGCCCTTCGCTGAACACGGTCTGCAGGTTGGCGACCTGGCGTAGGGACTGGGCCGCAATGCCCAGTAGGATCACGAACTTGAGGAACCCGCCGGGCGTGATCGGCGGCAGGGTGAAGGGCCCGACGACCAACGCGCCGGTGATCGCCCGCCAGCCCGCATAGGCGAAGACCGCGGCGATCACCAACTGCGAGAAGAGCTCGGTGGCCGGGGCGGCCATGGCGCGAGCGTTGCTGCCCTTGATCAGGTGACGCTGGCGGCGCTCGACCACGGCGGCGACGCGGGCCTCTTCATAGGCCTCGCGGTTCTCCATCTTGACGATCTTGACCCCGTCCAGGCTCTCCATGATCGCGGTCGAGAGGTTTGAGGTCTCGCCCATGGCGCCCTTGGCGGCCTTGGTCGTGCGCTTGGAGAAGTGACGGATCACGCCGCTGACGCCGGGCACGATGATCAGCACGCCGGCGGCCAGGATCGGATCGCTGTTGAACAGCGCCCACAAGGTGATGGCGACGATCAGGGCTTCGCGGACATAGTTGACGACGCCGGTGGTCGCGGCTTCCCGGATCAGGCCGGCGTCGTAAAGCACCGAGGCCACATAGGAGCCCGAGTGCGCGCCGCGCAGGCGGGCCAGATCCGCCCGGATCAGGCGGCCGAACAGGCGCGTCTGCATGTCGCCGACCACGCCGTTGCCGATGCGGTTGATCAGGCTGGCCTGGATCACCTGGAACACACCGCGCCCCACGGCCAAGGCGGCGATGGTCAGCGGCACCCAGATCAGGGCGCCGGGCTGGGGATGGGCGATCAGCTTGTCGACGGCGGGCTCGACATATTCGCCTAGCATGACGGTCAGGCGCGCCACGATCACGGCGCTGATCATCGAGACCAGGAAGCCCTTCCAGCGCGGCTGAAGGAACTCGCGCCACATCCGGCCCATCAGGGCGCGGTTCGAGGGCTGCGGACGATCCTGTGCGGTCATGGGGGAGGGGTCGGCTGTCAGGGCGAGGCTGTCAAGGACGTGCGGGGTCCAGTGTCCGGGAAAAGCGACGCTCTGAAGGCGGATCGTCGCGGGATTTTGCCTTTCGCGGGCTAAGCCCCTAGTTAGGACCGGAATTTCCGAAGGATCGCGCCGCCTTGGCCAAGTTCGACCTCACCACGCCTTGGGGCCGGTTCAAGACCTATCTCCACTATCTGTGGAATGACCACGCCTATCTGAGGCTGGGCTTTTCGAACGCCCACTGGATCAGCCCGGAACTCGTCCGCGCCAACCAGCCCTGGCCGTTCCAGCTGGCCTGGTGGAAGCGTCGCGGGATCAAGACGATCGTCAACCTGCGCGGCGGCTTCGACGGCAGCTTCTACGCGCTGGAGAAGGACGCCTGCGAGCGCCTGGGCCTGAACTTCGTCGACTTCGTGATCACCTCACGCGAGGTCCCGATCCGCGAGCGGGTGCGGGGCGCCAAGGAGCTGTTCGAGCGCATCGAGTATCCGGCCCTGATGCACTGCAAGTCCGGCGCGGACCGGGCGGGGATCATGAGCGTGTTCTACGCCCACTATCGGCTGGGCCAGCCGATCCGCGAGGCGATGCAGCAGCTGGGGCCGCGCTACCTGCACATCAAGCACGGCAACACCGGCGTGCTGGACTATGTCTTCGAGCAGTATCTGGAGAAGGGCGAGCCCAAAGGCCTGACCTTCAGCGACTGGGTCGAGAGCGACGACTACGACCCAGTCGAGATGAAGAAGACCTTCCGCGCCGGCATGCTGGGCAAGGTGCTGACCGACAAGATCCTGCGGCGGGAGTAACCCAAATCCTCCCCCTATGGGGGAGGCGGCCGAAGGCCGGAGGGGGGAGTTTGGGCTAGCCGGCGTCTTCCTCCTCCGTCGGCTTCGCCGACACCTCCCCCGCTAGGGGGAGGATTTCAGACCAGATCAGCCTTCGCTGGGATCCAGCAGCTTGTGGGCGTGGATGATGAAGTAGCGGGCGTGGGCGTTGTCGACCGTGGCCTGGGCCTTGGCCTTCCAGGCCTTGTGGGCCTCGTCGTAGCTCGGAAAGGCGCCGACGAACTCGACCTTGGAGAGGTCACGGAATTCGACGCCCGCGACGTCCTTAAGCTCGCCGCCGACTACGATATGAAGAAGCTGCTTGTCAGGCATTTTGAGCAAGTTCCTGCGAGGAATTATAGTTATGGCAGCTCGATATGCCCGACACGGTTAAGGATCAATGGCGCCAGCGCGCGATTGGCGCAAACCAGGCTCGGAACCTGCGGAACGGGCCGATTATAGGCGTAGGGGCGGCCCTTGTGATCACTGAGCGCCGCGCCGGCGCGCTGGCAGATCAGATCGGCGGCCGCCACATCCCACTCGCTTTTGGGAGACAGCGCTACGGCGGCGTCAAAGGCGCCGGCGGCGACAAGGCACGCCCGGTAGGCGATCGAGTTGCGGGTCTCGATGCGCATCGCGGGCCACGGCTCGCGCCAGGCGGGGTGGGCGAACATCTTGGCGTCGCCCAGCATGGCCGCGCCTTCCAGGGCGTCAGTGGCGCTGGGGGCGATCGGCGCGCCGTTTAGGGTGGCCGGACCGTCGAGGATCGCGGCGTAGGTCTCGTCCAGGGCCGGCGCGTGGACCACGGCGGCGATGGGCTTGCCGTCCTCGACCACGGCGATCGACACCGCAAACCACGGCTTGCCCTTCATGAAGGCCACGGTGCCGTCGATCGGATCGACCACGAACTGTCGTCCGGTGGCCAGGCGCGCGGGATCATCGGCGGTCTCTTCCGACAGCCAGCCATAATCGGGGCGTTCGGCGCGCAGTTCGGTGCGCAGCAGGGTATCGACGGCGAGGTCGGCGTCCGTGACCGGCGAGCCGCCCTCTTTGGACCAGATCTTCAGGCCGTTCTCGCGGGCGCTAAGCGCCAGTTCGCCCGCCTCCCGCGCTGCGGCGATGATCAGGTCCAGGTCGTTCATTTGCCTGCGATCGCAAGGGCGTCGACCAGCAAGGAGGGACTATTGCTGGCGCCGCGGAACTCCAGGTCCGAGCCGGGAACGAGCCGGGCGTAGATGCCGATCAGATTGCCGGCGACGGTGATCTCGGTGACCGGACCGGTGTTCTCGCCGTTCTCGAACCAATAGCCCGAACAGCCGACCGACCAGTCGCCGGTGTTGCCGTTCAGCGAGGGCCCGAACATCGAGGTGACCACCAGGCCGGTCCCGGCGTCCTTCATCAGGCCCTTCAGGTCCTGGGTCCCCGGTTGGAGCGTCAGGTTGTGGGTCGAGACGCCGGATGGTCCCGCCAGGCCGCGCGAGGCGTGGCCGGTGGTGACCAGGCCCAGCTGTTTGGCCGAGCTGGTGTTCAGGAGCCAGGTGGTCAGCACGCCGTCCTCGATCAGGGCGCGGGCTTGCGTGGCCACGCCCTCATCGTCGAAGGGGGCAGAGCCGAGGCCCCGCACCCGGTGCGGATCTTCCAGCAGGTTGACGCCCCGCGCGAAGATCGGCTGGCCCAGTCTGTCCTTCAGGAACGAGGTGCCGCGCGCGATCGAGGGGCCGGAAATCGCGCCCAGCAGCGGGCCGATCAGGCTCATGGCCAGGCGGTTTTCAAAGATCACCGGCGCGGTGGTCGAGGCGATCTTGCGGGGGTTCAGGCGGGCCACGGCCTGACGGCCGGCCGCCATGCCGATGTCGCCCGCCGCCGGCAGGTCGCCGAAGTGGCGGGTCGAACGACCTTCGCCGCCCCGCTCCATGCCCGCGCCCTCGCCGGCGATGGCCGAGGCCGAGATCGAGTGACCGGTGGCCGCGTGCGCGCCGTGGAAGCCGTCGCTGGTGGCCAAGGCCCAGCGCGACGACGACCAGGTGGCCGAGCCGCCATCGGAATTGGTGACGCCCTCGACCGCGCGGGCGTGGTCTTCGGCGGTGCGCGCCTGGGTTTCCAGGGTCTCGGCCGAGGGCTCGTAGGCGTCGATCAGGTCGAGATCGGGGAACGGACCCCGTGCGAGGCGATCCTGCGGCGCGAGGCTGGCGTAGGGATCTTCCGGCGCCAAACGCGCCATGGCGACGGCGCGCTCGATCAGCTTGGCGCGGGCCTCGGACGAAATGTCGGAGCCGGAGACGGTGGCGCTGCGCCGCCCGATGAAGACGCGAAGGCCAAGATCGCGGGCCTCCTCGCGCTCGACCTCTTCGAGCTCGCCCAGGCGGACTGAAACGGAAAGGGATTGGCGCTCGGCGAAGACAGCCTCGGCCGCGTCGGCCCCGGCCTTGCGCGCGGCGGCGACCACGTCATGCAGCAGATTATTGTCCATGGGGTCTTATGGACGTGATCTCCTCCCCCGTGCAACGGGGGAGGACAATTCGTAGCTACCCGATGGCCGACAGCAGAAGGGCCACGCCGGCGAAGATATAG is a genomic window containing:
- a CDS encoding lysophospholipid acyltransferase family protein; the encoded protein is MRPLHSPWVMSAMTRLFSGYIALTYKTLRWTREGQEIAERVQAEALASGGGAILALWHSRVPVGPATWPQGPDKPEIRVLVSQSRDGEFIARVIARLGLPSIRGSSLKKTDTAKNKGGEQAFRDMVKWVKDGGAMAITPDGPRGPVEVMQKGAVALARVSGAPVLFVGVAVNPCIRLKTWDRTIIPLPFAKAAMVWDGPVQAGRDDDPDALVEAWRARLSAVSRRAEAIVGETAPKD
- a CDS encoding TldD/PmbA family protein; protein product: MDNNLLHDVVAAARKAGADAAEAVFAERQSLSVSVRLGELEEVEREEARDLGLRVFIGRRSATVSGSDISSEARAKLIERAVAMARLAPEDPYASLAPQDRLARGPFPDLDLIDAYEPSAETLETQARTAEDHARAVEGVTNSDGGSATWSSSRWALATSDGFHGAHAATGHSISASAIAGEGAGMERGGEGRSTRHFGDLPAAGDIGMAAGRQAVARLNPRKIASTTAPVIFENRLAMSLIGPLLGAISGPSIARGTSFLKDRLGQPIFARGVNLLEDPHRVRGLGSAPFDDEGVATQARALIEDGVLTTWLLNTSSAKQLGLVTTGHASRGLAGPSGVSTHNLTLQPGTQDLKGLMKDAGTGLVVTSMFGPSLNGNTGDWSVGCSGYWFENGENTGPVTEITVAGNLIGIYARLVPGSDLEFRGASNSPSLLVDALAIAGK
- a CDS encoding cation diffusion facilitator family transporter; translated protein: MPHDAHGHAHDHGHGHGHGHGHHGHDHGHGHHHHGHGHHGHHHHAPKDFGRAFAIGTALNLGFVIVEASAGILTHSLALLADAGHNLSDVLGLLLAWGATILAKRAPSARRTYGLRKGTILASLANAALLLVAVGAIAWEAVRRFAAPQPVETGPVMIVAAIGIVINTATALMFMKGSKEDLNVRGAFLHMAADAAVSAGVVIAALAMTFTGWMWLDPVVSLVIVAVIVLGTWGLLRDSLDLALDATPRGIDTQKVRDWLAARPGVSEVHDLHIWAMSTTETALTAHVVRPLDADHDQFLHDACAELASRFNIGHVTIQVESGHGAHACRLAPADVV
- a CDS encoding ABC transporter ATP-binding protein, with the translated sequence MTAQDRPQPSNRALMGRMWREFLQPRWKGFLVSMISAVIVARLTVMLGEYVEPAVDKLIAHPQPGALIWVPLTIAALAVGRGVFQVIQASLINRIGNGVVGDMQTRLFGRLIRADLARLRGAHSGSYVASVLYDAGLIREAATTGVVNYVREALIVAITLWALFNSDPILAAGVLIIVPGVSGVIRHFSKRTTKAAKGAMGETSNLSTAIMESLDGVKIVKMENREAYEEARVAAVVERRQRHLIKGSNARAMAAPATELFSQLVIAAVFAYAGWRAITGALVVGPFTLPPITPGGFLKFVILLGIAAQSLRQVANLQTVFSEGLTAARRLFEALDVAPTIVDPADAKALPPGESMIALADVTFSYGADIPALSNVNLQAGKGETVALVGPSGGGKSSILNLIPRFYDVNAGAVTIDGHDVRSVTIASLRDRIALVTQEPFLFDDTIRANIAYARPGASQLEIEAASRQAAAHDFILALPEGYDTSVGEGGARLSGGQRQRIAIARAFLKDAPILLLDEATSALDTESEAQVQAALERLMAGRTTILIAHRLSTVKNADRIYVIDKGRVVETGAHADLVRAGGLYARLAKAQDLEHTPPGQNGETKA
- a CDS encoding 3-deoxy-D-manno-octulosonic acid transferase — its product is MSPGPGGRRVIRPDALNLYRAATGLLEPVAPALLAHRARKGKEDPARLAERLARADTPRPGGPLVWLHGASVGETLSILPLVERLRAEKPEVTVLVTSGTTTSAALLAKRLPPGAIHQYAPIDAPGAARRFIARWKPDLAVFVESELWPNLLLEAKAAGTRLALVSAKLSDRSFARWSRRPDAARQLLSGFDLILAQDARAQARFEALGGQVAGEADLKFGAAPLPVDEAELSKQRVIFAGKRVLVAASTHPGEDELVLAAYAQMSGDRPHLIIVPRHIERGPAIAEEARWRGLAAGLRSGGTSAGSILVADTLGELGLWYRLADLALICGSLLPDIGGHNPLEAARVSCPFVRGPHVENWRSVYDALAEAGIGGYADDTDLCDDLSGALAAPDRLGDDAARARAYVDARDAEARAGLSRILELVP
- a CDS encoding phosphotransferase, which gives rise to MAEAAEQSAQDLNSGTKPVDPRHAIDEAKLAAWLEANVEGYAGPLEVRQFKGGQSNPTYQLVTPARKYVLRRKPPGKLLPSAHAVDREYKVISGLNKADFPVAKAYALCMDEDVIGTIFYVMENVEGRILWDGTLPDYQPAERRAIYEAQIDTLAALHNVDYAAVGLADYGKPGNYFARQIDRWTKQYKASETKTIEEMDRLIDWLAKTVPADDQTSIVHGDYRLDNMILHPTESRVIAVLDWELSTLGNPLADFSYFLMNWVMPSDQRGGLSGVDDLTAYGIPTIPEAVARYCKATGRDGLPELDWYFSYNLFRLAGICQGIVGRVRDGTAASAHAQLMEARVPVLAKGAWDFARKAGA
- the lpxK gene encoding tetraacyldisaccharide 4'-kinase translates to MKLGTPRWWYVKSGAPAPVTRALLTPLSWLWADTTRRRIARATPAIIGAPVICVGNVTMGGAGKTPIVRELLLTLTQRGVAAHGLSRGYGGKLKGPVRVDTIRHTAADVGDEPLMLAQDFPMWIAADRVAGAKAAVRAGASAIVMDDGHQNPSVKKALSLVVVDGETRGGEWPFGDGRVFPAGPMREPLKVGLSRADAVIVLLPVEMEQPDIDLLVEFGDMPVLVARLEAAAPVPKGPQVGFAGIAKPWKVEKALTAAGCQLVDFAPFPDHGAYSESTLKMLADRAEVYQAGLVTTEKDWVRLPPAWRERVTPWPVRARFDDPEALEALLKGVGL
- a CDS encoding 3'(2'),5'-bisphosphate nucleotidase CysQ translates to MNDLDLIIAAAREAGELALSARENGLKIWSKEGGSPVTDADLAVDTLLRTELRAERPDYGWLSEETADDPARLATGRQFVVDPIDGTVAFMKGKPWFAVSIAVVEDGKPIAAVVHAPALDETYAAILDGPATLNGAPIAPSATDALEGAAMLGDAKMFAHPAWREPWPAMRIETRNSIAYRACLVAAGAFDAAVALSPKSEWDVAAADLICQRAGAALSDHKGRPYAYNRPVPQVPSLVCANRALAPLILNRVGHIELP
- a CDS encoding DUF4170 domain-containing protein; its protein translation is MLKMPDKQLLHIVVGGELKDVAGVEFRDLSKVEFVGAFPSYDEAHKAWKAKAQATVDNAHARYFIIHAHKLLDPSEG
- a CDS encoding tyrosine-protein phosphatase — translated: MAKFDLTTPWGRFKTYLHYLWNDHAYLRLGFSNAHWISPELVRANQPWPFQLAWWKRRGIKTIVNLRGGFDGSFYALEKDACERLGLNFVDFVITSREVPIRERVRGAKELFERIEYPALMHCKSGADRAGIMSVFYAHYRLGQPIREAMQQLGPRYLHIKHGNTGVLDYVFEQYLEKGEPKGLTFSDWVESDDYDPVEMKKTFRAGMLGKVLTDKILRRE
- a CDS encoding metal-dependent hydrolase family protein, which codes for MRKLMTGACALATTVALAGVASAQTTFVQAGRLLADPATGKVETAKTLVLEKGQVVRILDGYVAEKGGKVVDLKDSFVLPGLIDSHVHLTGEQNPNGRLQAVTQSPSDSAMVGAGFARKTLMAGFTTVANLGANSQAIFALRAGVKRGDVAGPRILASGSSISVHGGHGDINGYSEDVMHALRPESVCSGADDCRRAVREQIWLGADLIKITATGGVLSNTAAGLAKQFSDAELGAIVESAHSMGRKVTAHAHGGDGINAFLKAGGDSIEHGTYLDNEGIALMKKSGAYLVPTLMAGDFVYRIASGSNNYFTPAQTAKALEAGPKMLDMVRRAHAGGVKIAFGTDSGVSAHGDNAGEFALLVKAGMTPLEAIQTATVNAADHFSLSHEIGSLAPGKAADLIAVKGDPLKDVTELQRVTSVIKGGVVYK